In Kineosporia sp. NBRC 101731, the DNA window GGCCGACCTCGACCAGGTCCGCGTCGACGAAGACGATCAGGTCGCCCCGGGTCGCGGCCAGCGAGCGCCACAGCACCTCACCCTTGCCGGGCCGTGGGGTCAGACCGGGCAGCGCCTCGTCGAGCCGGACGACGCGGGCACCGGCCGCGACCGCCCTCTCCACCGTGCGATCGGTGCAGCCACCGTCCATGACCACCACCTCGTCCACCAGTTCCCCGGCGGCCCGCACCGCGGAGACCACCCCCGCGACCGTCCCCTCCTCGTTCAGCGCGGGCAGCACCACGCTGACGGTGCGGCCGCGTTTGGCCTCCACCAGCTCGGCGGCGCTCCAGGGCACCGGCTGCCAGGTGCGCCGCGCGAACCAGTCGGCGACCTCGACCGGGAGGCCACCCGCGTCCGCAGACACCCCGTAGCTCACGCGAGCCCCCGCACCGCACGGGCCGGCGGGCGTTCACCCCGGATGCTGGCCACCATGTCGATGGCGCGGCGGCTCGCGGCGACGTCGTGCACGCGGAACACCTTCGCCCCGCACCAGGCCGCGACCGCGGTGGCCGCGAGCGTGCCCTCGAGCCGGTCGTCGACGCCGAGATCCAGTGTCTCGCCCACGAAGTCCTTGCGGGACAACGACATCAGCACCGGGTGCCTGAGCGCGACGAGGTCTTCGGTGCGGCGCAGCAGAGCCAGGCCGTGCCAGGTGTTCTTACCGAAGTCGTGGGTGGGGTCGAGCAGCAGCGACTCCCCCGGAACCCCGGCGTCCACCGCCCGCCGGGCGTTGCCCGCCAGCACGGCCAGCACGTCGTCCACCACGCCCTCGGGGTCGGTGCCGTAGCCGACCCGGTGCGGACGCGTGCGGGGCACGGCCCCGCCGGTGTGCGAGATGACCAGCCCGGCACCGGTGGCCGCGGCGATCGCGGGCAGCTCCGGGTCGTGGCCGGCCCAGGTGTCGTTGATCAGGTCGGCCCCCGCGGCGCAGGCCTCGCGTGCCACCTCGGCCCGCCAGGTGTCCACGCTGAGCAGCAGATCCGGGTGGTCGGAACGGATCCGGGCCAGGAAGGGCACGACCCGGCGCAGTTCCTCGGTGACGTTCACATCGGTACCGGGACCGGCCTTGACCCCGCCGATGTCGACGAT includes these proteins:
- the folP gene encoding dihydropteroate synthase, giving the protein MAVINRTPDSFYAANRMIDADRAAEAVARAEAEGADIVDIGGVKAGPGTDVNVTEELRRVVPFLARIRSDHPDLLLSVDTWRAEVAREACAAGADLINDTWAGHDPELPAIAAATGAGLVISHTGGAVPRTRPHRVGYGTDPEGVVDDVLAVLAGNARRAVDAGVPGESLLLDPTHDFGKNTWHGLALLRRTEDLVALRHPVLMSLSRKDFVGETLDLGVDDRLEGTLAATAVAAWCGAKVFRVHDVAASRRAIDMVASIRGERPPARAVRGLA